Proteins from a genomic interval of Pseudomonadota bacterium:
- a CDS encoding DegT/DnrJ/EryC1/StrS family aminotransferase, protein MAMPDITSEEIQAVLRVMQSRNLSIGSQTVTFEGLAAGEARAGHAIAVINGTSALHLCMVAAHIKPGDEVITSPFSFIASANCILFERAKPVFVDIDPVTLNMDAGRIETAITERTRAIIVVHVFGQPADIDPIMEIAERHNLIVIEDACEAIGAEYKGRRVGVIGRAGTYAFYPNKQMTSGEGAVLVTNDEDWANLFRSLRNQGRDKFDGWLNHSRLGYNYRMSELNAAVGVVQIRRLDELLRKRDNVAQEYNRILSRLESVSPLKIAPTTTRMSWFVYVVRLAPGISRDKIIILLAERGIPARPYFSPIHLQPFYREQFGFKPGDFPESEAAGESILALPFYTNMKVEEIEMVYKALREAIKAAHG, encoded by the coding sequence ATGGCAATGCCGGATATTACATCTGAGGAGATTCAGGCGGTCTTACGGGTCATGCAATCCCGTAACCTGAGTATTGGTTCCCAAACAGTAACATTCGAGGGGTTAGCTGCCGGAGAGGCAAGGGCCGGCCATGCGATAGCGGTTATAAATGGCACTTCAGCGCTCCATCTCTGTATGGTGGCAGCACATATTAAACCAGGCGATGAGGTCATTACGTCGCCGTTCAGTTTTATAGCATCGGCAAACTGTATACTTTTTGAGCGGGCTAAACCGGTATTCGTGGATATTGATCCAGTGACATTGAATATGGATGCCGGCAGGATAGAGACAGCGATTACGGAACGGACACGGGCAATCATCGTGGTGCATGTTTTCGGCCAACCGGCAGACATTGACCCGATTATGGAGATTGCTGAAAGACATAATCTTATCGTGATCGAGGATGCATGCGAGGCAATCGGGGCAGAATATAAAGGCCGCAGGGTAGGGGTAATAGGCAGGGCCGGCACGTATGCCTTTTATCCCAATAAACAGATGACGAGCGGCGAAGGCGCTGTATTAGTGACCAACGACGAAGACTGGGCGAACCTTTTCCGAAGCCTGAGAAATCAGGGGAGGGACAAGTTTGACGGGTGGTTGAACCATAGCCGTCTTGGATACAACTACCGCATGTCTGAATTGAATGCTGCCGTCGGTGTTGTTCAGATAAGGCGTCTCGACGAATTGTTACGCAAACGGGACAACGTGGCACAGGAATACAACAGAATCCTGTCCCGCCTTGAAAGCGTCAGTCCTTTAAAGATTGCCCCCACAACGACACGTATGAGTTGGTTTGTCTATGTGGTGCGTTTAGCCCCCGGGATCAGCAGGGATAAGATAATTATTCTTCTGGCTGAGCGCGGCATCCCGGCAAGGCCATATTTCAGCCCCATCCATCTCCAGCCTTTCTATCGGGAGCAGTTTGGTTTTAAGCCCGGAGACTTTCCTGAGTCTGAAGCTGCGGGGGAATCAATCCTGGCCCTTCCTTTTTATACGAATATGAAAGTGGAGGAGATTGAGATGGTGTATAAGGCGCTGAGAGAAGCCATAAAAGCAGCGCATGGCTGA
- the thiC gene encoding phosphomethylpyrimidine synthase ThiC: MKNQLTAAREGKITPAMEKVAQDEGVDKEQLRQYIAEGKATILANNRHKNFTPKGVGKGLSVKVNANLGTSSERIDIDAELEKLDMATKAGADTVMDLSTGGNLDEIRKIIMDKASIPIGTVPIYQAAVEAVKKRKSITKLDPDEFFDVIEKHGMDGVDFITVHCGVTKRSIERLKKQGRITGIVSRGGAFLTEWIIVNNKENPLYEQYDRLIRIAKKYDMTLSLGDGLRPGCIADATDRGQIEELIILGELCAEALKNGVQVMIEGPGHVPINQIETNIILQKKLCNDAPFYVLGPIVTDIAPGYDHITSAIGGALAAFYGADFLCYVTPSEHLGLPTPKDVRDGVMVTRIAAHAADLARGNEKAFQRDKAMSVYRKALDWEGQIKCAIDPEKITDFRKGRNLHDDVCSMCGEFCAMKIVKDYFKK; encoded by the coding sequence ATGAAAAACCAACTTACGGCAGCACGCGAGGGGAAAATCACCCCGGCAATGGAAAAGGTTGCGCAGGATGAAGGCGTCGACAAAGAACAACTACGGCAATACATTGCCGAGGGAAAAGCGACAATCCTCGCAAATAATAGGCACAAAAATTTCACCCCCAAGGGCGTGGGAAAAGGCTTAAGTGTCAAAGTGAACGCCAACCTCGGGACATCCTCCGAGCGGATCGATATCGATGCAGAGCTCGAAAAGCTCGATATGGCCACAAAGGCCGGCGCTGATACGGTCATGGACCTGAGCACCGGCGGCAACCTCGACGAAATCCGTAAAATCATCATGGACAAAGCAAGCATACCCATCGGCACCGTACCTATCTATCAGGCAGCCGTAGAAGCAGTGAAAAAGAGAAAGTCCATTACCAAACTTGATCCTGACGAGTTCTTTGATGTGATAGAGAAACACGGGATGGATGGTGTTGACTTCATTACCGTCCACTGCGGTGTCACAAAGAGGTCCATTGAGAGGCTGAAAAAACAGGGGAGGATTACCGGCATCGTAAGCAGGGGTGGTGCGTTCCTCACTGAGTGGATCATCGTGAACAACAAGGAAAACCCCCTCTATGAACAGTATGACAGGCTCATCAGGATTGCAAAAAAATATGACATGACCCTGAGCCTTGGCGATGGCCTGAGACCAGGGTGTATTGCCGATGCTACAGACAGGGGGCAGATCGAAGAGCTTATCATCCTCGGTGAACTCTGCGCTGAAGCACTAAAAAACGGTGTGCAGGTCATGATCGAAGGCCCCGGACACGTGCCCATCAACCAGATTGAAACGAACATAATTCTCCAGAAAAAGCTCTGCAACGATGCCCCTTTTTACGTGCTGGGCCCCATTGTCACCGATATAGCGCCGGGCTATGACCATATCACCTCTGCCATCGGAGGCGCACTCGCGGCCTTCTATGGTGCGGATTTCCTATGTTATGTAACCCCGTCTGAACACCTGGGACTTCCCACACCGAAGGATGTGCGTGATGGCGTCATGGTCACAAGGATCGCAGCCCATGCGGCAGACCTCGCACGTGGCAATGAAAAGGCGTTCCAGCGTGACAAGGCCATGTCCGTATACCGGAAGGCCCTGGATTGGGAGGGGCAGATCAAATGTGCGATCGATCCGGAAAAGATAACGGACTTCAGGAAGGGGCGCAACCTACATGATGACGTGTGCAGCATGTGCGGCGAATTCTGCGCAATGAAGATTGTGAAGGATTATTTTAAGAAATAG
- the xseA gene encoding exodeoxyribonuclease VII large subunit: MLPIQIYTVSDLTAGIKRVINSQFRDILVEGEISNLKLYPSGHLYFTLKDDNAMIKAVVFNFYNKYPTEMVQDGIAVICKGRVDVYEKRGEYRLLVDMIEVRGLGLFQLKFQMLKEKLYKEGLFAAEKKKPLPILPQRIGIVTSPAGAAIRDMLKIIFGKYGNMAVEIYPVKVQGDDACYEIAEGIEYFNKTGEVDVIIVGRGGGSLEDLAPFNEEMVARAIYASHIPVVSGVGHEIDFTIADFVSDVRAPTPTAAADMAVQSKNELSEALLNTKNALEQGIRKKIEKSKFMLYENTMELREKKDIFTSYRMYLDELLNNLLHGFSNYFRDQKTRLDAMAQRLTDLNPKSILKRGYSITMKKDTREVVIDSNQVAGGEELSITLHKGTINVIAGGE; the protein is encoded by the coding sequence ATGTTGCCAATCCAAATATACACAGTCTCTGACCTTACCGCCGGCATAAAACGCGTTATCAACTCCCAATTCCGCGATATACTCGTGGAAGGTGAGATTTCCAACCTGAAACTCTACCCTTCCGGGCATCTCTATTTTACCCTCAAAGATGACAATGCCATGATCAAGGCTGTGGTCTTCAACTTTTACAATAAATATCCAACAGAAATGGTACAGGACGGTATAGCGGTCATTTGCAAGGGACGGGTTGATGTCTATGAGAAGCGGGGTGAATACAGGCTTCTTGTTGATATGATAGAGGTAAGGGGGCTGGGGCTTTTCCAGTTGAAATTTCAGATGCTGAAGGAGAAGCTGTATAAGGAAGGATTATTTGCTGCAGAGAAAAAGAAACCGCTTCCGATACTCCCGCAGAGGATCGGCATCGTCACATCTCCGGCAGGCGCCGCAATCAGGGATATGCTGAAGATTATCTTCGGGAAATACGGAAATATGGCAGTTGAAATTTATCCGGTGAAGGTACAGGGCGATGATGCCTGTTATGAGATTGCAGAGGGGATTGAATACTTCAATAAAACCGGAGAAGTTGATGTAATTATTGTGGGAAGAGGAGGAGGCTCTCTTGAAGACCTTGCCCCGTTTAATGAGGAGATGGTGGCAAGGGCAATCTATGCTTCTCATATCCCGGTCGTCTCCGGCGTGGGCCACGAGATAGACTTTACGATAGCCGATTTTGTGTCTGATGTGCGGGCGCCAACGCCTACTGCTGCTGCAGATATGGCTGTGCAAAGCAAAAATGAGCTTTCAGAGGCTCTCCTTAACACAAAAAATGCCCTGGAACAAGGCATCAGAAAGAAGATTGAAAAATCGAAGTTTATGCTTTATGAGAATACGATGGAACTAAGGGAAAAGAAAGACATCTTCACATCTTACAGGATGTATCTGGATGAACTCCTCAATAACCTCCTTCACGGTTTTTCGAACTATTTCAGGGATCAGAAGACCCGTCTTGATGCTATGGCCCAACGGCTTACCGACCTCAACCCCAAAAGCATCCTTAAAAGGGGATACAGCATCACCATGAAGAAAGACACCCGCGAAGTCGTCATTGATTCCAATCAGGTTGCCGGCGGCGAGGAATTGTCAATCACCCTCCATAAAGGCACAATCAATGTAATTGCAGGCGGTGAATAA
- a CDS encoding MarR family EPS-associated transcriptional regulator, protein MKESQFKALLEISTENEMTQRVLSSRLGLSLGSVNYIIKALIQKGYVKAKRFKNSSNKIGYMYILTPEGMKEKINQTETFMQRKREEYERLKAEMDTLNGFVDPHD, encoded by the coding sequence GTGAAAGAATCACAGTTCAAGGCATTACTCGAAATATCAACAGAAAATGAAATGACCCAGCGTGTGCTTTCAAGCAGGCTCGGCTTGAGCCTCGGCAGCGTAAATTATATTATTAAGGCATTAATCCAGAAGGGATATGTCAAGGCAAAAAGGTTCAAAAATTCCAGCAACAAGATTGGTTACATGTACATCCTCACCCCTGAAGGCATGAAAGAGAAGATAAACCAGACAGAGACATTCATGCAACGAAAGAGGGAAGAATATGAAAGGCTTAAGGCAGAAATGGATACGCTCAATGGTTTTGTTGATCCCCATGATTAG
- a CDS encoding periplasmic heavy metal sensor, which yields MKKRYAGIMVVLFVAFAATVFAYGPKGAGFGCGGPGMGMGYGAGMYANLNLTQEQQDKMWQAREKFRNDTSAARYEMFKKRAELKNLYADPNSSDAAILAKQKEMNALKQTMQDKMVQFKLAQRKILTPEQIKKIGESGYGPGMGKGMGRGMGPGAGTGAGPCVQ from the coding sequence ATGAAAAAACGGTATGCAGGAATTATGGTGGTGCTCTTTGTGGCATTTGCAGCAACGGTTTTTGCTTACGGGCCGAAAGGCGCAGGCTTTGGTTGTGGTGGTCCGGGTATGGGAATGGGTTATGGCGCAGGCATGTACGCAAACCTGAATCTTACCCAGGAGCAGCAGGATAAGATGTGGCAGGCACGGGAAAAATTCAGAAATGATACTTCAGCGGCCCGGTATGAGATGTTTAAAAAGAGAGCGGAATTGAAGAACCTCTATGCCGATCCGAATTCGAGTGATGCTGCAATCCTTGCAAAGCAGAAAGAGATGAATGCATTAAAGCAGACCATGCAGGACAAGATGGTTCAGTTTAAGCTTGCCCAGAGAAAGATACTTACCCCTGAACAGATCAAGAAAATCGGTGAATCAGGCTATGGTCCCGGTATGGGTAAGGGTATGGGCAGAGGTATGGGCCCGGGCGCCGGTACAGGTGCCGGTCCCTGTGTGCAGTAA
- a CDS encoding FecR domain-containing protein, translating to MNSKKVFYSFFVVLLALQILFPAPLLADVVGKFNEIRGDVSLLRAKVTATPKVGDAVQTKDVVATADKARAKLLLTDDTLLSVGQKSNLEVTEYLLDKNKRSSIVSLKAGAMHAKVEKFLDPDSKFEVHTPTAVAGARGTEWLTVISENPGTTFYALQNAITVFNPALPTQVVTVVAGQFTTVVAGLAPTLPAAFAPAVIQGIMGEVGAVMPTGAAGAGAAGASAGAAVGAGVGVGTIALGAAVVAAGLAVVGASSGSSSTTTTHTSVCH from the coding sequence ATGAATTCGAAAAAGGTGTTTTACAGTTTTTTTGTTGTTTTGTTAGCCCTGCAGATTTTATTTCCTGCCCCGCTCCTTGCCGATGTTGTAGGAAAATTTAATGAAATTCGTGGCGATGTTTCCCTGTTGAGAGCAAAGGTAACCGCCACACCAAAGGTTGGCGATGCTGTCCAGACAAAGGACGTTGTAGCAACAGCCGATAAAGCAAGGGCAAAGCTGTTGTTAACCGACGATACCCTGCTCAGTGTCGGCCAGAAGTCAAACCTTGAAGTTACGGAGTATTTGCTTGATAAAAACAAGAGGAGCAGTATTGTTTCGTTAAAAGCCGGTGCTATGCATGCCAAAGTTGAAAAATTTCTTGATCCGGATTCCAAATTTGAAGTCCACACCCCTACTGCCGTTGCAGGAGCAAGGGGAACCGAGTGGTTGACCGTTATCTCAGAGAACCCTGGGACAACATTCTATGCCCTTCAGAATGCTATTACTGTTTTTAATCCGGCGCTGCCGACACAGGTCGTGACTGTTGTAGCCGGACAGTTCACAACGGTAGTGGCAGGTCTTGCACCGACACTACCGGCGGCCTTTGCACCAGCGGTAATACAGGGTATCATGGGTGAGGTCGGCGCTGTAATGCCCACAGGTGCAGCAGGCGCGGGTGCCGCAGGCGCTAGCGCAGGTGCAGCAGTAGGTGCAGGTGTTGGTGTAGGAACAATCGCACTTGGTGCAGCGGTAGTTGCAGCAGGGCTTGCAGTCGTAGGCGCTTCTTCCGGCAGCAGCAGCACTACCACCACACACACATCTGTATGTCACTGA
- a CDS encoding DUF86 domain-containing protein: MILNRELIMSKCREIEECIERLERVTEKSKDDFLKEQDLKDIASYRLMIAIEAALALCYHVAAKQLRKVPTEYAECFVVLADAGIITPDLSGRLQKMARFRNLLVHMYWKLDYTILYDIIENNLGDLREFMRAIASLEIESHNRTLNKSKELT, from the coding sequence ATGATTCTTAACCGTGAACTTATTATGAGTAAATGCCGGGAGATTGAGGAATGCATAGAACGGTTGGAGCGCGTCACAGAAAAGTCAAAAGACGATTTTCTAAAAGAACAGGACCTGAAAGATATTGCCTCATACAGGCTAATGATTGCTATCGAAGCCGCTCTGGCTCTGTGCTATCATGTTGCAGCAAAACAACTCAGAAAGGTACCGACAGAATACGCTGAGTGCTTTGTCGTTCTGGCGGACGCTGGCATAATCACCCCAGACCTGTCCGGTCGATTGCAGAAAATGGCCCGTTTTCGTAACTTGCTTGTACACATGTACTGGAAATTAGATTATACAATTCTTTACGACATAATCGAGAATAATCTTGGCGATTTACGTGAATTTATGCGCGCGATCGCGTCCTTAGAGATAGAAAGTCATAATAGAACATTGAACAAATCAAAGGAGTTAACTTGA
- a CDS encoding nucleotidyltransferase domain-containing protein, with protein MKGLRQKWIRSMVLLIPMISERLYNLVEVERQGFRDRITEILNKRHEILFAYLYGSFIEEPDLPFHDIDIGVYVSGLPEAKSVPYMLDLAQMISETLGMPVDARVLNFTPVSYLYHVIQGDLLVDRDDDFRSTFVERVIAKYLDIKPRIYSAMKEVFAT; from the coding sequence ATGAAAGGCTTAAGGCAGAAATGGATACGCTCAATGGTTTTGTTGATCCCCATGATTAGCGAGCGTCTTTACAATTTGGTGGAGGTTGAACGACAGGGGTTCCGTGACCGTATAACAGAGATTCTAAATAAGCGCCACGAGATTCTCTTCGCCTATTTATATGGTTCTTTTATTGAAGAACCCGACCTGCCATTTCACGACATAGATATTGGTGTCTACGTATCGGGTCTGCCAGAGGCGAAATCGGTGCCTTATATGCTTGACCTGGCTCAGATGATAAGTGAAACACTGGGTATGCCCGTCGATGCACGTGTCCTCAATTTTACCCCTGTAAGCTATTTGTACCACGTGATCCAAGGCGACCTTCTTGTTGATAGGGACGACGACTTCCGCTCCACTTTTGTAGAACGAGTCATCGCAAAGTACCTCGATATTAAACCAAGGATCTACTCTGCCATGAAAGAGGTGTTTGCTACATGA
- the gmd gene encoding GDP-mannose 4,6-dehydratase has product MKALITGITGQDGSYLAEFLLSKGYEVHGLIRRASTFNTGRIDHIYLDPHVTGTKLFLHYGDLSDSGQLINLIYNIQPDEVYHVGAQSHVKVSFDMPEYTGDITGIGTTRLLEAIRRSGIKTKFYQASSSELFGASPPPQNEKTLFYPRSPYAAAKIYAYWMTVNYREGYNIFACNGILFNHESPRRGETFVTRKITRALANVLAGNQKKLYLGNLNAKRDWGFAPEYVEMMWLMLQQDKPDDYVVGTGESHSIREFVESAFVYAGIELEWQGTGTNEKGIIKSVSRDSLIVNSINAAESQITNHELRPGSVLVEIDPRYFRPTEVDFLLADITKAKKQIGWQPRITFSELVKIMVDYDLKLVGITPPGDGISICGEKCFNYTTHSFATNEHIRER; this is encoded by the coding sequence TTGAAAGCTCTCATTACCGGCATAACTGGCCAGGACGGTTCTTACCTTGCTGAGTTCTTGCTCTCCAAGGGCTATGAAGTGCACGGTCTCATCCGTCGCGCAAGCACGTTTAATACCGGCAGGATAGACCATATCTATCTTGACCCGCATGTAACAGGGACTAAACTATTTTTGCATTATGGCGATCTTTCCGATTCTGGTCAGCTTATAAATCTGATTTATAATATACAGCCCGATGAGGTGTATCATGTCGGCGCACAGAGTCATGTTAAGGTGAGTTTTGACATGCCGGAATACACGGGAGATATAACAGGAATCGGCACAACAAGGCTTCTTGAGGCCATTCGAAGAAGTGGAATAAAAACAAAATTCTATCAGGCTTCATCTTCAGAACTTTTTGGCGCTTCGCCTCCTCCGCAGAACGAAAAGACGTTATTCTATCCCCGCAGCCCCTATGCGGCAGCAAAAATATATGCCTACTGGATGACAGTTAATTATAGAGAGGGTTACAACATTTTTGCCTGTAACGGCATTCTCTTCAATCACGAATCGCCCCGCCGCGGCGAGACATTTGTCACACGTAAAATTACCAGGGCCCTTGCTAATGTTCTCGCAGGCAACCAGAAGAAACTTTACCTCGGCAACCTCAATGCCAAGCGTGACTGGGGATTTGCCCCTGAATATGTAGAAATGATGTGGCTTATGCTCCAGCAGGACAAACCTGATGACTACGTAGTAGGCACTGGCGAAAGCCACTCGATCCGTGAATTTGTCGAATCAGCCTTTGTTTATGCAGGAATCGAGCTCGAATGGCAGGGCACCGGCACCAACGAAAAAGGCATCATAAAGTCCGTAAGTCGTGATTCGTTAATCGTGAACAGTATTAATGCCGCCGAATCACAAATCACCAATCACGAACTACGACCAGGCTCCGTCCTGGTGGAGATTGACCCTCGCTACTTCCGCCCTACTGAGGTTGACTTCCTCCTTGCAGACATTACTAAAGCCAAAAAACAAATTGGCTGGCAACCTCGCATCACATTCTCCGAACTCGTTAAAATTATGGTCGATTACGATCTGAAACTCGTCGGCATTACCCCTCCCGGCGACGGCATTAGTATCTGCGGTGAAAAATGTTTCAACTACACGACTCACTCATTTGCAACCAACGAACATATTCGAGAACGTTAG
- a CDS encoding glycine zipper domain-containing protein, producing the protein MKKNNVFILMIVVGFFTFSCASIEGMSDTSKGAAVGAGLGAIAGQVIGNNTAGTLIGAAGGALGGAIVGHEMDYQKQKNVQNAQQQRTYAAPENVQQPPGQWVDVQGQWIGGKWVPSHKVWVPVNP; encoded by the coding sequence ATGAAAAAAAATAATGTATTTATCTTGATGATTGTTGTAGGATTTTTTACCTTCTCCTGTGCTTCCATTGAGGGTATGAGCGATACTTCGAAAGGCGCTGCTGTGGGCGCCGGGCTTGGCGCAATTGCCGGCCAGGTTATTGGAAACAACACAGCAGGAACCCTCATCGGTGCAGCTGGCGGTGCTCTTGGCGGTGCTATCGTGGGACATGAGATGGATTACCAGAAACAGAAGAACGTACAAAACGCCCAGCAACAACGTACTTATGCTGCACCGGAAAATGTTCAGCAGCCACCGGGTCAATGGGTCGATGTCCAGGGCCAGTGGATTGGCGGGAAATGGGTTCCATCACATAAGGTATGGGTGCCGGTAAATCCATGA
- a CDS encoding hydroxymethylpyrimidine/phosphomethylpyrimidine kinase has product MKNILTIAGFDPSSGAGITKDLDVFFSLGIHGISVPTCIVNQGPKGVTGIYPIPPDQFSYMLEAVTSGARIDGVKIGVMWDEAHVEVLSEFIKAIIENNPPQFPPLYLSSRSGEKEGEGVFIPVVLDPVISAKNNTRLITDRGLKKLVDSMLPLTTVITPNIDEVHLITGTKIECLNDMKACAEKILNMGPKSVVIKGGHLEGEPIDLLYDGNEFTTWQKKRIDREVHGTGCTFSSLLISFLVHGYHLKDAFIMSEQYMQDLLKESYRIADNGYFYMSSAIASSGFKRKIP; this is encoded by the coding sequence GTGAAGAATATCCTCACCATAGCAGGCTTTGACCCCTCGTCCGGGGCAGGCATCACAAAAGACCTTGATGTGTTCTTCTCCCTCGGAATACACGGCATTTCTGTGCCAACCTGCATCGTGAATCAGGGTCCAAAGGGGGTTACAGGTATTTACCCCATTCCGCCTGACCAGTTCTCGTACATGCTCGAAGCAGTAACAAGTGGGGCAAGGATAGATGGCGTAAAAATTGGCGTTATGTGGGACGAGGCACATGTTGAAGTCCTATCGGAATTCATCAAGGCAATAATTGAAAATAATCCCCCCCAATTCCCCCCTTTATACCTGTCCTCGCGAAGCGGGGAAAAGGAGGGCGAGGGGGTATTTATTCCCGTTGTCCTTGATCCCGTCATATCTGCAAAAAACAACACCCGCCTCATCACGGACAGAGGGCTGAAAAAACTCGTCGATTCAATGCTTCCCCTGACAACCGTTATTACCCCCAATATCGACGAAGTACACCTCATCACGGGAACAAAGATCGAATGTCTCAACGACATGAAGGCATGTGCAGAGAAAATCCTGAACATGGGCCCAAAATCCGTTGTCATAAAAGGGGGGCACCTTGAAGGCGAACCTATTGATCTCCTCTATGACGGCAACGAGTTTACGACATGGCAGAAAAAACGGATAGACAGGGAAGTTCACGGCACAGGATGTACATTTTCCTCATTACTCATTTCTTTCCTTGTGCATGGCTATCATCTGAAGGATGCATTCATTATGTCTGAGCAATACATGCAGGATTTGCTGAAAGAAAGTTACAGGATTGCAGATAACGGGTATTTTTATATGTCCTCTGCAATCGCATCATCAGGCTTTAAGCGGAAAATTCCTTAA